The following are encoded together in the Acidobacteriota bacterium genome:
- the hisIE gene encoding bifunctional phosphoribosyl-AMP cyclohydrolase/phosphoribosyl-ATP diphosphatase HisIE: MTFPTIDPAALTYDDRGLLPVVVQDVLSGAVLMLAYANREAVELTLSTGQAHFFSRSRQELWRKGATSGNTQAVVEVLQDCDRDALLVRALPAGPACHLYTRSCFEPNAAEFELGWLRRVLAERAEAQPEESYTARLLEQGVDRIARKVAEEAGETVIAGVRADAEPKSAERRGDLAAEAADLVYHLLVLLQATGVELADVAAELGRRHQDLGKSPS, encoded by the coding sequence ATGACATTCCCGACGATCGACCCGGCCGCGCTCACCTACGACGACCGGGGCTTGCTGCCCGTCGTCGTCCAGGACGTGCTCTCCGGCGCTGTGCTGATGCTCGCCTACGCCAACCGCGAGGCGGTGGAGCTGACCCTCTCGACCGGTCAGGCCCACTTCTTCAGCCGTTCCCGCCAGGAGCTTTGGCGCAAGGGCGCGACCTCCGGCAACACGCAGGCGGTGGTCGAGGTGCTCCAGGACTGCGACCGTGACGCCCTGCTGGTGCGGGCGCTGCCGGCCGGGCCGGCCTGCCATCTCTACACGCGGAGCTGCTTCGAGCCGAACGCCGCCGAGTTCGAGCTCGGCTGGCTGCGCCGCGTGCTCGCCGAGCGGGCGGAAGCACAGCCGGAGGAGAGCTACACCGCCCGCCTGCTCGAACAGGGCGTGGACCGCATCGCCCGCAAGGTCGCGGAGGAAGCGGGGGAGACGGTGATCGCCGGCGTCCGCGCGGACGCGGAACCGAAGTCCGCCGAGCGTCGTGGCGACCTCGCGGCCGAAGCCGCCGACCTGGTCTACCACCTGCTCGTCCTGCTGCAGGCAACCGGCGTCGAACTAGCCGACGTGGCCGCTGAACTGGGCCGCCGCCACCAGGATCTCGGGAAGTCGCCGTCATGA
- a CDS encoding chorismate-binding protein has protein sequence MSRPAAAIAHTREFLADTSTPLGVYRKLAARADGDAAGRRFLLESVTGGEHVSRYSFLSAGPSQVCRVYLDRLEIEDCRNGRGVQVQTGDPLVRLRRLLDGVAGDPAPPLPFAGGWIGAFGFDAIRLAEPCLVDHVAGRPPDPFGLPVAILARYDEVLVFDHAHQRILAVANEIEGESTAADAETRLEELQSVLETRGEAMAARVEDRGLKAETADPTLSDEEYFGVVNKAKEYIAAGDIFQVVLARRWALDLDVPLTTVYRALRLVNPSPYMVLFEAPEVSLIGASPEMLVRRTGRRLEMRPIAGTRPRGGNPVEDRALAEELMADPKERAEHVMLVDLGRNDLGRVASPGAVSVEEFMVIEHYSDVMHIVSSVEAEQAAGGGNGAGSALDALLACLPAGTLSGAPKIRAVEIIDELEPEARGMYGGSVGYFSFGGDMDTCITIRTLALVNGEASITAGGGIVADSDPVREAQETRDKAAALLRAVALARELEDRA, from the coding sequence ATGAGCCGGCCCGCCGCCGCCATCGCCCACACGCGCGAGTTCCTGGCCGACACGTCAACGCCGCTCGGCGTCTACCGAAAGCTGGCGGCCCGCGCGGACGGCGATGCTGCTGGCCGGCGCTTTCTCCTCGAGAGCGTCACCGGCGGCGAGCACGTTTCGCGCTACAGCTTCCTCAGCGCCGGTCCGTCCCAGGTCTGCCGGGTCTACCTCGACCGGCTCGAGATCGAGGACTGCCGGAACGGCCGCGGCGTGCAGGTGCAGACGGGCGACCCCCTGGTCAGGCTTCGGCGCCTGCTCGACGGCGTGGCCGGCGATCCCGCGCCACCGCTGCCGTTTGCCGGCGGCTGGATCGGCGCCTTCGGGTTCGACGCGATCCGGCTCGCCGAGCCGTGCCTGGTCGACCATGTGGCCGGCCGGCCGCCGGACCCGTTCGGTCTGCCGGTAGCGATTCTCGCGCGCTACGACGAAGTGCTGGTCTTCGATCATGCCCACCAGCGGATCCTCGCGGTGGCGAATGAGATCGAGGGTGAGAGCACGGCCGCCGACGCGGAGACCCGTCTCGAGGAGCTGCAGTCCGTACTCGAGACCCGGGGTGAGGCGATGGCGGCGCGGGTCGAGGACCGGGGACTCAAGGCGGAAACGGCCGACCCCACTCTGAGCGACGAGGAGTACTTCGGCGTCGTCAACAAGGCCAAGGAGTACATCGCCGCCGGCGACATCTTCCAGGTCGTGCTCGCCCGCCGCTGGGCGCTCGACCTCGACGTGCCGCTGACGACGGTCTACCGGGCCTTGCGCCTGGTCAACCCGTCGCCCTACATGGTGCTGTTCGAGGCGCCGGAGGTGTCGCTGATCGGCGCATCGCCCGAGATGCTGGTGCGCCGGACGGGTCGGCGGCTGGAGATGCGGCCGATCGCCGGCACCCGGCCGCGCGGCGGGAACCCCGTTGAGGACCGGGCCCTGGCCGAGGAACTGATGGCCGATCCGAAGGAGCGCGCCGAGCACGTGATGCTGGTCGATCTCGGCCGCAACGATCTGGGGCGGGTGGCGTCTCCCGGCGCCGTCTCGGTCGAGGAATTCATGGTGATCGAGCACTACAGCGATGTGATGCACATCGTCAGCTCGGTCGAGGCGGAGCAGGCGGCGGGCGGCGGCAACGGCGCCGGATCGGCCCTCGACGCTCTCCTCGCATGCCTCCCGGCCGGCACGCTCTCCGGGGCGCCGAAGATCCGGGCGGTGGAGATCATCGACGAGCTCGAGCCGGAGGCACGCGGCATGTACGGCGGCTCGGTGGGCTACTTCTCGTTCGGCGGCGATATGGACACCTGCATCACGATCCGCACCCTGGCGCTCGTCAACGGGGAGGCCTCGATCACCGCCGGGGGCGGCATCGTCGCCGACTCGGATCCGGTGCGCGAGGCGCAGGAGACCCGCGACAAGGCGGCGGCGCTGCTGCGGGCCGTGGCCCTGGCGCGCGAGCTGGAGGACCGGGCATGA
- a CDS encoding aminodeoxychorismate/anthranilate synthase component II, with protein sequence MILVVDNYDSFTYNLVQMLGGLGAELEVVRNDVESVADLLARDADGIVLSPGPGRPEDAGVCIELLRARPKTPLLGVCLGHQALGSAFGATVSRAKTLMHGKTSEVEHRGVGLLDGLPSPFVATRYHSLAVEEGSLPPSLEPLAWTGDATLMAMRHRELPYWGVQFHPESVLTDTGPQLLQNFLDYCEAAHE encoded by the coding sequence ATGATCCTCGTCGTCGACAACTACGACTCGTTCACCTACAACCTGGTCCAGATGCTGGGCGGTCTCGGCGCCGAACTCGAGGTGGTGCGCAACGACGTCGAGAGCGTGGCGGACCTGCTGGCGCGCGACGCCGACGGAATCGTCCTGTCGCCGGGGCCCGGCCGGCCCGAGGACGCGGGCGTCTGCATCGAGTTGCTGCGGGCCCGGCCTAAGACGCCCCTGCTGGGCGTCTGTCTCGGCCACCAGGCGCTCGGTTCGGCGTTCGGCGCCACGGTCAGCCGGGCGAAGACGCTGATGCACGGCAAGACATCCGAGGTCGAGCACCGGGGAGTGGGCCTCCTGGACGGCTTGCCGTCGCCTTTCGTGGCGACCCGCTATCACTCTCTCGCCGTGGAGGAGGGTAGCCTGCCGCCCTCGCTCGAACCCCTGGCCTGGACCGGGGACGCGACCCTGATGGCGATGCGCCACCGGGAGTTGCCCTATTGGGGGGTTCAGTTCCACCCCGAGTCGGTGCTTACCGATACGGGCCCGCAGCTACTCCAGAACTTTCTCGACTACTGCGAGGCAGCGCATGAGTGA
- the trpD gene encoding anthranilate phosphoribosyltransferase, which yields MSDLDLSALLRTTIAGEDLPAATVEELFGRLMDGELSEVWKSAFLVALAAKGESVGEIAGAARAMRARAARVEHGSSGVIDTCGTGGDGRGTFNISTAAALVAAAGGARVAKHGNRAVSSRSGSADVLAALGVRLSGYTEALGRCLDEVGIVFLFAPMLHPAMAQVMPVRQELGVRTLFNVLGPLTNPAGAKRQLIGVFSPDLVEPIARVLLELGSEHALVVHGDGLDEMTTTGPTAVAEVRDGEVSTYEVRPGDFGVAAASPEDLLGGDPERNVELMRGVLDGGKGALADITCLNAGAALYVAGRADSLAAGVAAASEVQGSGAAAAKLAELVGWTGWDEEGGGD from the coding sequence ATGAGTGATCTCGACCTTTCCGCCCTGCTGAGAACGACGATCGCCGGCGAGGATCTTCCGGCGGCGACGGTGGAGGAGCTGTTCGGTCGCCTGATGGACGGCGAACTCTCGGAGGTCTGGAAGAGCGCGTTCCTTGTCGCGCTGGCGGCGAAGGGAGAGTCGGTCGGCGAGATCGCCGGCGCCGCCCGGGCGATGCGCGCGCGCGCGGCGCGCGTCGAGCACGGGAGTTCCGGCGTGATCGACACCTGCGGCACCGGCGGCGACGGCAGGGGCACGTTCAACATCTCGACCGCGGCCGCGCTGGTCGCGGCGGCGGGCGGCGCCCGCGTCGCCAAGCACGGCAACCGCGCTGTGTCGAGCCGGTCCGGCTCGGCCGACGTGCTGGCCGCGCTGGGCGTGAGGCTCTCCGGCTACACGGAGGCGCTCGGACGTTGTCTGGACGAGGTCGGCATCGTGTTCCTCTTCGCGCCGATGCTGCACCCGGCGATGGCCCAGGTCATGCCCGTGCGGCAGGAACTCGGCGTGCGCACCCTCTTCAACGTGCTGGGGCCCCTGACCAACCCCGCAGGCGCGAAACGGCAGTTGATCGGTGTCTTTTCGCCCGACCTCGTCGAACCGATCGCGCGGGTCCTGCTCGAACTCGGCAGCGAGCACGCTCTGGTCGTGCACGGCGACGGCCTCGACGAGATGACGACCACGGGGCCGACCGCGGTCGCCGAGGTCCGGGACGGCGAGGTCAGTACGTATGAGGTCCGGCCGGGCGACTTCGGTGTCGCCGCGGCGTCGCCTGAGGACCTGCTCGGCGGCGACCCGGAGCGGAACGTCGAACTGATGCGCGGCGTGCTCGACGGCGGGAAGGGGGCGCTGGCCGACATCACCTGCCTGAACGCCGGGGCGGCGCTCTACGTGGCGGGCAGGGCCGACAGTCTCGCGGCTGGCGTCGCCGCGGCGTCCGAGGTCCAGGGTTCCGGCGCGGCTGCCGCGAAGCTCGCGGAACTCGTTGGCTGGACCGGTTGGGACGAGGAAGGCGGCGGTGACTGA
- a CDS encoding indole-3-glycerol-phosphate synthase → MTEPVPEVPDILRRICEQRRRRVAAGNAGVQSGSACVSDAPGRRFLDAISARRGRAVIAEIKMGSPKLGDLRDRFDPVARAAAYADAGAACLSVVVEPDHFHGSYELLAECAAASGLPAVAKDFVVSDVQLEWAREAGACAVLLIAALYDAAELRRLAGLARGLGLVPLIETHDDADFEKLRPMAHDDGPERSSNWELVGINNRDLRTFAVDLERSADRVGCLPSSALKVAESGIHSAADLAKLRRAGFDAFLIGERLVLSGDPAATLVELLGRPAAQEVAS, encoded by the coding sequence GTGACTGAACCCGTGCCCGAAGTACCCGACATCCTGCGCCGCATCTGCGAGCAGCGGCGCCGGCGCGTGGCCGCTGGCAACGCGGGCGTCCAGTCTGGATCCGCTTGCGTGTCCGACGCCCCCGGCCGCCGCTTCCTCGACGCGATCTCCGCTCGCCGCGGCCGGGCTGTGATCGCCGAGATCAAGATGGGTTCTCCCAAGCTCGGCGACCTGCGCGACCGTTTCGATCCGGTCGCGCGGGCCGCGGCCTACGCCGATGCCGGGGCGGCCTGCCTGTCCGTCGTGGTCGAGCCGGACCACTTCCACGGAAGCTACGAACTGCTGGCCGAGTGCGCGGCCGCGTCCGGGCTGCCGGCCGTGGCGAAGGACTTCGTCGTCTCCGACGTGCAGCTTGAATGGGCGCGGGAGGCTGGCGCCTGTGCCGTGCTGTTGATCGCGGCCCTCTACGATGCAGCGGAACTGCGCCGTCTGGCCGGGCTTGCCCGCGGCCTCGGGCTGGTGCCGCTGATCGAGACCCACGACGACGCGGATTTCGAGAAGCTCCGTCCGATGGCTCACGACGATGGGCCGGAGCGGAGCTCCAACTGGGAACTGGTCGGCATCAACAACCGCGACCTGCGCACCTTCGCCGTCGACCTCGAACGCAGCGCCGACCGCGTCGGCTGCCTGCCGTCGTCGGCCCTCAAGGTCGCCGAGTCGGGCATCCACAGCGCCGCCGACCTGGCGAAACTGCGGCGGGCCGGCTTCGACGCCTTCCTGATCGGCGAACGGCTCGTGCTTTCCGGCGACCCGGCCGCCACCCTGGTCGAACTACTGGGCCGACCGGCGGCGCAGGAGGTGGCCTCGTGA
- a CDS encoding phosphoribosylanthranilate isomerase, with protein sequence MKVKICGVTTPADARLAVDLGADFIGLNFCRPSPRWIDVDEAAHIRRRIGNRAQTVGIFVDPTREELETIDRKVGLDYIQFSGDESPELVAGYSDRAIRVRRIGGAAAPAAVAVAEEDCWAVLIDRAHDRLYGGSGESWDYAAAADLVRTPAGAGEPRRLFIAGGVRPGNVAEVAAAVPGAYAVDTCSGVESAPGRKDRGKLERLFANLRAGAAR encoded by the coding sequence GTGAAGGTCAAGATCTGCGGCGTCACCACACCCGCCGACGCCCGTCTCGCCGTCGACTTGGGCGCCGACTTCATCGGCCTCAACTTTTGCCGTCCGAGCCCGCGGTGGATCGATGTCGACGAGGCGGCCCACATCCGTCGCCGCATCGGGAACCGGGCTCAGACCGTTGGCATCTTCGTCGACCCTACGCGCGAAGAACTCGAGACGATCGACCGCAAGGTCGGCCTCGACTACATCCAGTTCAGCGGCGACGAGAGCCCGGAACTCGTCGCCGGGTACAGCGACCGCGCCATCCGCGTCCGCCGTATCGGCGGCGCCGCGGCACCGGCCGCGGTCGCGGTCGCCGAGGAGGATTGCTGGGCGGTCCTGATCGACCGCGCCCACGATCGCCTCTACGGCGGCTCCGGCGAGAGCTGGGACTACGCCGCCGCGGCGGATCTCGTCCGGACGCCGGCCGGCGCCGGCGAGCCGCGCCGCCTGTTCATCGCCGGCGGCGTGCGCCCCGGCAACGTCGCCGAAGTGGCGGCGGCCGTGCCGGGCGCCTACGCCGTCGACACCTGTTCGGGCGTCGAGTCCGCTCCCGGCCGGAAGGACCGCGGCAAGCTGGAGCGACTGTTCGCCAACCTCAGAGCGGGAGCAGCA